In a single window of the Acidobacteriota bacterium genome:
- a CDS encoding Mu transposase C-terminal domain-containing protein, with product MIWLTIEQLKLIGVSRGMLARRRDQWTWRSTGHRGRNGKPIQECLLESLPVEFQKRWLDAEAAANGYLTNEPDEPAILAPAGHGLGANEAMAAAEARLTQALLRYEPDYRLSFLAEAQRLASIVERYNAITPKRERNGHGKFDYVSAIYALASETACSDAAVLKIEPSRAKARSPHTLEAWSKEFKRDGLAAFLRKPVEAQKQNDGRRVVISAEAVEWLNANWRKKPSPRHLHRDLEKLATKHGWSIPSYGWIWRRYKDLPKIVSTITFEGQKAYTGKLAPYVPRDVRDIDALQILVGDHSVRDVTVMLPTGELTRPWLTVWQDLRTGLIWGWHLDLTPSSVTIGLAYANGCKNFGAQPLSQPDRDYHSYLYTDQGKDYRCKTITGQTLEFKRAAAIEGGINVLATQRRVGLIDELGLKHLMARGYNAREKFVERTFKDLSAWERNTFENEYCGSGKGHKPERWQRAWHRHERLVKRIGMHTEWLQSESPFMMLDDYREALAGWINEYNHSAHTRSVLGGATVVPIMEYERLYRTRYEISDDALALLLMKAARRKIGKNGIQFFQPHWYFLNPAMKEFAGQEIEIRYADGDWERVWAVLPDGQVVEAEAVGNSGVLNKNKKTMGLIAKQRAHEQKVAREFHFIQSSNFRGETAEDRLAAQLVADIPDKPVDSNRQRMAVNASPKVINLTRFDKPKSSRSATSVTADQVEAANVIEGMFRRSGSSPPIKEEWEDE from the coding sequence ATGATCTGGCTGACGATCGAACAACTGAAACTGATCGGTGTTTCGCGGGGGATGCTTGCCCGGCGGCGTGATCAGTGGACGTGGCGATCAACAGGCCATCGCGGCAGGAATGGGAAGCCGATCCAGGAATGCCTGCTTGAATCGCTGCCGGTCGAGTTTCAGAAACGATGGCTCGACGCAGAGGCAGCCGCAAACGGATATTTGACAAACGAACCAGATGAGCCGGCGATCTTAGCTCCCGCCGGCCATGGCCTCGGTGCCAATGAGGCAATGGCAGCCGCCGAGGCCAGATTGACGCAGGCGTTGCTGCGATATGAGCCAGACTACCGACTGTCCTTTCTGGCTGAAGCACAACGCCTGGCGTCAATCGTGGAGCGATACAACGCGATCACTCCAAAGCGCGAGCGGAACGGGCACGGAAAATTTGATTACGTCTCAGCGATCTACGCGTTGGCGTCAGAGACAGCGTGCTCTGATGCCGCGGTGCTAAAGATAGAACCGTCGCGGGCCAAGGCACGATCCCCGCATACGCTCGAGGCATGGTCAAAGGAGTTCAAACGAGATGGCCTAGCGGCCTTTCTGCGAAAGCCGGTCGAAGCTCAAAAGCAGAATGACGGACGACGGGTCGTCATCAGCGCCGAGGCGGTCGAGTGGTTGAACGCAAATTGGCGTAAGAAGCCGAGCCCGAGGCACCTGCATCGAGATCTCGAAAAACTCGCGACGAAGCATGGATGGAGCATTCCGTCCTACGGCTGGATCTGGCGGCGATACAAGGACCTGCCGAAGATCGTTTCCACCATCACATTCGAAGGGCAAAAAGCATATACAGGCAAGCTCGCCCCGTACGTTCCACGCGACGTTCGGGACATTGACGCCCTGCAGATCCTCGTCGGCGATCACTCGGTACGCGATGTCACGGTGATGCTGCCGACGGGCGAACTGACACGACCATGGCTGACCGTTTGGCAGGACCTTAGGACCGGGTTGATCTGGGGCTGGCATCTGGATCTAACACCGTCGTCGGTCACGATCGGGCTGGCGTACGCCAACGGATGCAAAAACTTTGGAGCACAGCCGCTCTCGCAGCCTGACCGCGACTATCACAGCTACCTCTACACCGATCAGGGAAAGGACTATCGCTGCAAGACAATCACCGGCCAGACGCTCGAGTTCAAAAGGGCGGCAGCGATCGAGGGCGGCATTAACGTTCTCGCGACGCAACGCCGAGTCGGACTGATCGACGAACTAGGGCTAAAACACCTGATGGCTCGCGGGTATAACGCCCGAGAAAAATTCGTCGAGCGAACGTTCAAGGACCTGTCCGCATGGGAGCGGAACACATTTGAGAATGAATACTGCGGTTCCGGCAAGGGACATAAACCAGAGCGATGGCAGAGAGCATGGCATCGACATGAGCGACTCGTAAAGAGGATCGGGATGCACACAGAATGGCTGCAGTCAGAATCGCCATTCATGATGCTGGACGACTACCGCGAAGCTCTCGCCGGCTGGATCAACGAGTACAACCATTCGGCCCACACGCGATCGGTGCTCGGCGGAGCCACGGTCGTGCCGATCATGGAATATGAGCGGCTTTACCGTACGCGGTACGAGATATCGGACGACGCACTCGCTCTACTGTTGATGAAGGCCGCCAGACGAAAGATCGGAAAAAACGGGATCCAGTTCTTTCAACCGCACTGGTATTTCCTTAATCCGGCGATGAAGGAATTCGCGGGGCAAGAGATCGAGATCCGATACGCCGACGGCGACTGGGAACGCGTCTGGGCCGTGTTGCCGGACGGCCAGGTCGTCGAGGCAGAGGCGGTCGGAAACTCGGGTGTGTTGAACAAAAACAAAAAGACGATGGGGCTGATCGCGAAGCAGCGGGCCCACGAGCAGAAGGTCGCTCGGGAATTTCATTTTATACAAAGCTCCAACTTTCGCGGCGAAACGGCTGAGGATAGGCTGGCGGCTCAACTCGTGGCCGATATCCCGGACAAGCCAGTCGACAGCAATCGCCAGCGCATGGCGGTCAATGCCTCGCCTAAAGTGATCAATCTGACACGGTTCGACAAGCCAAAGTCGTCTCGGTCAGCGACGTCGGTAACAGCAGACCAGGTCGAAGCCGCAAACGTGATCGAAGGGATGTTCCGCAGGTCAGGATCGTCACCGCCGATCAAGGAGGAGTGGGAAGACGAATGA
- a CDS encoding helix-turn-helix domain-containing protein, translated as MASFLLMLSFGERLKTAFRGAKNIQIARELGVSESAVSNYVGGRVPDVDLLGKITKSTNCNLHWLLTGEGDPFLDAEPEDFISAFHAEIRSTVLRLLDDESNIDAQKVRDIFRRIIKEEISNQTSRLVVPLEVGNADDEKTRKTG; from the coding sequence TTGGCAAGTTTTCTTTTGATGCTGAGTTTTGGAGAAAGACTTAAGACTGCCTTTCGGGGAGCTAAAAACATTCAGATAGCCCGTGAATTAGGCGTCTCAGAGTCGGCTGTCTCGAATTATGTCGGCGGCCGAGTGCCAGACGTTGACCTGTTGGGTAAAATCACAAAATCCACAAATTGTAATCTTCATTGGCTCCTAACCGGTGAAGGTGACCCGTTTCTCGACGCCGAGCCTGAAGATTTCATCTCAGCTTTTCATGCCGAAATCCGCTCAACCGTCTTGAGATTGCTAGACGACGAATCCAATATTGACGCGCAGAAAGTTCGTGATATATTTCGCAGAATCATTAAAGAAGAGATCAGCAATCAGACGTCTCGGCTCGTTGTGCCATTGGAAGTTGGGAATGCTGACGACGAAAAGACCCGTAAAACGGGCTAA
- a CDS encoding LexA family transcriptional regulator: protein MTIQTLTFVPSDQRCPFFPIPVAAGAPQPAEHHAEWINIDEYLRHGSDAVAYIKVSGDSMIGDGISDGDILVVHRRPDACTGDVVIAEINGEFTVKRLRTNHRGLYLVPSNDQYPECEIRREDTFAVWGIVKFVIHRF from the coding sequence ATGACGATACAAACTCTCACTTTCGTTCCTTCAGATCAACGTTGTCCATTTTTTCCGATCCCTGTTGCCGCCGGAGCTCCGCAGCCGGCTGAACACCACGCTGAGTGGATCAACATCGACGAATACCTCCGACATGGATCCGACGCTGTCGCGTATATTAAGGTTTCTGGCGACTCGATGATTGGTGACGGTATTTCGGATGGCGATATTCTAGTTGTTCACCGTAGGCCGGATGCCTGCACCGGCGACGTAGTGATAGCTGAGATCAATGGTGAGTTCACGGTGAAGCGGCTAAGAACAAACCACCGCGGCCTCTATCTCGTCCCGTCGAACGATCAATACCCGGAATGCGAGATTCGCCGCGAAGACACGTTTGCGGTTTGGGGAATCGTTAAGTTCGTGATACATAGGTTTTGA
- a CDS encoding restriction endonuclease, whose product MNTLYYGDNLDILRDYIADGSIDLIYLDPPFNSNRNYNVLFKNESGTDSQSQITAFEDSWHWNMQAEQTYNELINEPDQVGRMIESFRGFIGTNQMMAYLTMMAIRLKELHRVLKPTGSLYLHCDPTASHYLKILLDTIFGGRNFRNEIIWCYRKWSVAQSQFVSNHDVILFYSKHDRRVNTFNTLFAPLSPGTLKRWKGQKQQAVFDEQGRRLATNLEDKSEGSPMADWWEISIINPAAKERLGYPTQKPLELIERIISASSNEGDVVLDPFCGCGTTIAAAQKLNREWIGIDITHLSVGLQKLRLMDSFNLTAGKDYRVIGQPTSIGGARELAEKDKYGFQWWVLPLIGAKAFGSEAGKKVGKKGADGGIDGMIVFTDDNSGRAKRVIVSVKGGDVNVSQIRDLVGTVEREKAAIGLFVTLEPPTKPMEKEAAEAGFYHSHGWNKDYPKIQILTVKEILNGTQPDLPPNIQTFKKAERAVTDDPAVVAQRLLPEF is encoded by the coding sequence ATGAACACTCTCTACTACGGAGACAATCTGGACATTTTGCGTGATTACATCGCGGACGGATCTATCGACCTTATCTACCTCGATCCGCCGTTCAATTCCAACCGCAATTACAACGTCCTGTTCAAGAACGAGAGCGGCACAGACTCACAGTCTCAAATTACCGCCTTCGAGGACTCGTGGCATTGGAATATGCAAGCCGAGCAGACCTATAACGAACTGATAAACGAACCCGATCAGGTCGGCCGCATGATCGAATCCTTTCGCGGCTTCATCGGCACCAACCAGATGATGGCCTATCTGACGATGATGGCCATCCGCCTAAAAGAACTTCATCGCGTCCTAAAACCAACCGGCTCGCTCTATCTCCACTGCGACCCAACCGCCAGCCATTACCTAAAGATTCTTCTCGATACGATCTTCGGCGGCCGAAATTTTCGGAACGAGATTATTTGGTGCTATCGCAAATGGTCCGTAGCTCAGAGCCAGTTTGTTAGTAATCACGACGTAATTCTTTTTTATTCCAAGCATGACAGAAGGGTGAATACATTCAACACCTTATTTGCTCCGCTATCGCCAGGGACCCTCAAAAGGTGGAAAGGACAAAAGCAACAGGCCGTGTTTGACGAACAAGGGAGGCGCTTGGCGACGAACTTGGAAGATAAATCTGAAGGGTCGCCAATGGCCGATTGGTGGGAGATATCAATTATCAATCCGGCCGCAAAAGAACGACTGGGTTACCCGACACAAAAGCCACTTGAACTAATTGAACGGATCATCTCTGCATCGTCGAATGAGGGCGATGTTGTTCTTGATCCTTTTTGTGGATGCGGGACGACCATCGCGGCGGCGCAGAAGTTGAATCGCGAATGGATCGGAATCGACATTACGCATTTGTCCGTCGGACTACAAAAGCTCCGGCTCATGGATTCATTTAATTTGACGGCCGGAAAAGATTACAGGGTCATCGGTCAGCCAACGAGCATCGGCGGGGCGAGGGAATTGGCCGAGAAAGACAAATACGGCTTCCAATGGTGGGTTCTTCCGCTCATCGGTGCTAAGGCGTTTGGTTCTGAGGCCGGGAAAAAGGTTGGAAAGAAAGGCGCAGACGGCGGCATCGACGGAATGATCGTCTTTACCGACGACAATTCGGGCAGGGCAAAACGAGTTATCGTCTCGGTCAAAGGCGGCGACGTGAATGTCTCCCAGATTCGCGATCTCGTCGGGACGGTCGAACGCGAAAAAGCTGCAATCGGCCTATTTGTTACGCTCGAGCCGCCCACCAAACCCATGGAAAAGGAAGCTGCCGAGGCGGGCTTTTACCATTCGCATGGCTGGAACAAGGATTATCCGAAGATTCAGATCCTGACCGTCAAGGAGATCCTTAATGGCACGCAGCCCGATCTGCCTCCGAATATTCAGACTTTCAAGAAAGCCGAGCGTGCCGTCACCGACGACCCCGCCGTTGTCGCCCAACGCCTGCTGCCTGAATTCTAA
- a CDS encoding helix-turn-helix domain-containing protein encodes MSRKITAREVAERLGAAVSTINRWCRIGKLPNARKVKTPLGEYWEIPESDLMGVEVKMGRPKKV; translated from the coding sequence ATGAGCAGGAAGATAACAGCTCGCGAGGTCGCTGAACGACTAGGAGCAGCGGTATCAACGATCAATCGGTGGTGCAGGATCGGGAAACTGCCAAACGCTCGAAAGGTCAAGACGCCGCTCGGAGAATATTGGGAGATACCGGAAAGTGATCTAATGGGCGTTGAGGTCAAGATGGGGCGGCCCAAGAAAGTCTAA
- a CDS encoding retroviral-like aspartic protease family protein, whose amino-acid sequence MKARPLPQFHALTNSYPGIVNRIITRASISVAFDPKNPPKNPLKHETDALWDTGATSSVITSGVVKALGLMPIGKSITNHGGGQSEALRYIVNLFLPNGVAFPGVPVIELPEVVDNFGIIIGMDVIASGDFSITSFKGKTCFSFRIPSQGSVDFVEDFNTQLRNAVGPNDPCPCNNGVKFKKCHGAKA is encoded by the coding sequence ATGAAAGCCAGGCCTCTTCCCCAATTCCACGCATTAACGAACTCCTATCCCGGCATAGTAAACCGCATAATCACCCGTGCGAGCATTAGCGTCGCATTTGATCCCAAGAACCCGCCAAAGAACCCTTTAAAACATGAAACCGATGCTTTGTGGGATACCGGTGCGACCTCGTCTGTGATTACCTCTGGTGTAGTGAAAGCCCTTGGTCTGATGCCTATCGGTAAATCGATCACGAATCACGGTGGCGGTCAATCTGAGGCTCTGAGGTATATTGTGAACCTGTTTCTGCCGAACGGCGTGGCATTTCCCGGAGTACCGGTGATCGAATTACCGGAAGTCGTGGATAATTTCGGAATCATCATCGGGATGGACGTGATCGCGTCGGGTGATTTTTCGATAACGAGTTTTAAGGGAAAGACTTGTTTTTCATTCCGAATTCCCTCCCAGGGTAGTGTTGATTTCGTAGAAGATTTCAATACGCAGCTTAGGAATGCCGTTGGCCCGAATGACCCATGTCCTTGCAATAACGGAGTCAAGTTCAAGAAATGCCATGGAGCCAAGGCCTAA
- a CDS encoding DNA adenine methylase yields the protein MITNPVLRYYGGKFRLARWIISHFPIHDSYVEPFGGGGSVLLQKPPSAIETYNDLDGDVCNFFLVVRDRVDELIRAIRLTPWSRDEFELCLHSAADPLERARRLYFRLKMSMHGGTRAIASNFRRHKSRSSPVTSIKPQALYEAAKRLSPVQIENRDALKLITEMDTPETLFYLDPPYVTSTRTDKRRYAHELDDDGHRQIGEVANNIKGFAVISGYACELYKEIFERRDWRRIDTESTVNGGVKRIESLWLSPRTAEAIG from the coding sequence ATGATCACAAATCCTGTTCTGAGATATTACGGCGGCAAGTTCCGTCTGGCGCGTTGGATAATCTCGCATTTTCCTATTCACGATTCCTACGTCGAGCCGTTCGGCGGCGGTGGATCCGTCTTGTTGCAAAAACCGCCTTCGGCGATCGAAACGTATAACGATCTCGACGGCGACGTTTGCAACTTCTTTCTGGTCGTCCGCGATCGCGTTGACGAGTTGATCCGGGCGATCCGACTGACGCCATGGTCGCGGGATGAGTTTGAGCTTTGTCTGCATTCGGCCGCCGATCCTCTCGAGCGTGCGCGGCGATTGTATTTCCGACTTAAGATGAGCATGCACGGCGGCACCCGTGCGATCGCGTCAAACTTTCGCCGGCACAAAAGCCGCAGCTCGCCGGTGACGAGCATCAAACCGCAGGCTCTTTACGAGGCCGCAAAACGCTTGTCGCCGGTGCAGATCGAGAACCGCGATGCTCTGAAGCTGATCACTGAGATGGACACGCCGGAGACGCTGTTCTATCTTGACCCACCTTATGTCACCTCGACGCGGACCGACAAAAGGCGTTACGCCCACGAGCTGGACGACGACGGCCACCGCCAGATCGGCGAGGTCGCAAATAACATCAAAGGCTTTGCGGTGATCAGCGGCTATGCGTGTGAGCTATATAAAGAGATTTTCGAGCGGCGTGATTGGCGGCGGATCGATACCGAGTCAACGGTAAATGGCGGGGTCAAGCGGATCGAAAGTCTCTGGCTCTCGCCGCGAACGGCTGAGGCGATTGGCTAA
- a CDS encoding DUF1737 domain-containing protein has translation MQTDYKIVEEESQAEPEQQVRDLMQQGWVCQGGVQVIPDTEADGADWSYQAMVKLSED, from the coding sequence ATGCAAACTGATTATAAGATCGTTGAAGAAGAATCGCAGGCAGAACCAGAGCAGCAGGTGCGTGATCTCATGCAGCAAGGCTGGGTCTGCCAAGGCGGTGTTCAGGTAATCCCGGACACCGAGGCCGATGGAGCCGACTGGTCCTACCAGGCGATGGTAAAGCTATCTGAAGATTAG
- a CDS encoding peptidoglycan-binding protein: MRGYNVTAWLVDFTAIAESLNFMRIPAWSGWQSKYNRREFWHYQFTPKGLTWDEAMRQIKGAVPGAAATAATAPAAVTPTPPAKKIYGLNDRGDAVSDIQAKLAAKGFLPLEEVDGIFGAKTKAAVGAFQRSQKLSADGLVGPNTRAKLFN, translated from the coding sequence ATGCGTGGCTACAACGTTACGGCATGGCTCGTCGATTTCACTGCGATCGCTGAATCGTTGAACTTCATGCGAATCCCCGCGTGGTCCGGCTGGCAGAGCAAATATAACCGCCGTGAATTCTGGCATTACCAGTTCACGCCAAAGGGTCTGACCTGGGACGAGGCGATGCGTCAGATCAAAGGTGCCGTTCCGGGCGCAGCTGCGACGGCGGCCACCGCTCCGGCAGCCGTTACACCGACGCCGCCGGCAAAGAAAATATATGGTCTCAACGATCGCGGCGATGCCGTTAGTGATATCCAGGCAAAATTAGCGGCAAAGGGATTCCTGCCGCTCGAAGAGGTCGACGGCATTTTCGGTGCAAAAACGAAAGCCGCCGTCGGGGCGTTCCAGCGGTCGCAAAAACTCTCGGCCGATGGACTTGTCGGTCCGAACACTCGGGCCAAGTTGTTCAACTAG
- the terL gene encoding phage terminase large subunit: MKLPKQPISKEQFRELARAATEQIQQLRAAAQVAADELAAGRSAFGPEDGTLEERLERTRNSPLEFGRTYLPHFFESETPAYHHVLDRLLVGDYTTADLERWTEELGIEVFEGDQHLRLLAICIFRGGAKSVFAILFDCLRRICHGLDPYIIIGSDTVGQSASQLEDLKDELAFNEKIRADFGDLKPDQGVWRSAELVQRNDGRAVWREGQIITANRVRVDAIGRGGKMRGRRFGTKRPTHIILDDLDNDENVITKEQREKAWNWVISAVEPARDPKIGRIVVIGTIIHFDCVIARAVRKTNADDQRFFTSIRFPVMHRGTDGEWISAWPQRFTIDKLLKTRELLGPTQFGAEYMNDPRDPSTQIFKPNEFVYYPSGEIEDKRLFRILYVDPSKGKKGKGRKKSDFSGFADVLVDPTGRVTYLLNAFRKRLTPNAAKTEVVEWWIEAAKGKYAVELWIEENSFGDILGENFQDELRRRGLDIRVRTLLHTTEKIARLERHSIRCETGGVRFPDRWADETRRPEWFSEYEDFPTGSYDDTIDAIESADHIGMNEMAGLIEFRSTGVRNGSAAMRGF; encoded by the coding sequence ATGAAACTGCCCAAACAGCCAATTTCAAAGGAACAGTTCCGCGAGCTTGCACGAGCGGCGACGGAACAGATCCAGCAGCTTCGAGCGGCCGCACAGGTTGCCGCTGACGAATTGGCTGCCGGTCGCTCTGCGTTCGGACCCGAGGACGGCACACTTGAGGAACGTCTCGAACGAACCCGCAATTCCCCGCTCGAATTTGGCCGGACATATCTGCCGCATTTTTTTGAATCCGAGACGCCTGCATACCACCACGTTCTCGATCGGCTTCTCGTCGGGGATTACACGACCGCCGACCTAGAACGATGGACCGAGGAACTCGGCATTGAGGTGTTCGAGGGCGACCAGCATTTGCGGCTTCTGGCCATCTGCATATTTCGCGGCGGTGCCAAATCGGTATTCGCGATACTGTTCGATTGCCTCCGTCGAATCTGCCACGGGCTCGATCCCTATATTATTATAGGCAGCGACACTGTTGGTCAGTCTGCCTCGCAGCTCGAGGATCTCAAAGACGAGCTGGCATTCAACGAAAAGATACGTGCCGATTTCGGCGACCTCAAACCCGACCAGGGCGTATGGCGTTCTGCCGAACTGGTCCAGCGAAACGACGGCCGAGCCGTTTGGCGTGAGGGACAGATCATAACGGCAAATCGTGTCCGCGTCGATGCGATCGGTCGCGGCGGTAAAATGCGTGGCCGGCGATTCGGCACCAAACGCCCTACGCACATCATCCTCGACGATCTCGATAATGACGAGAACGTCATCACAAAAGAGCAGCGTGAGAAAGCATGGAACTGGGTCATCTCGGCTGTCGAACCGGCCCGCGATCCCAAGATCGGACGCATCGTCGTGATCGGAACGATCATTCATTTCGATTGCGTCATCGCCCGTGCGGTGCGTAAAACGAACGCCGACGATCAGCGCTTTTTCACATCGATCCGTTTTCCGGTTATGCATCGCGGCACGGACGGCGAATGGATCTCCGCATGGCCGCAGCGTTTCACGATCGACAAACTTCTCAAAACCCGCGAGTTGCTTGGGCCGACGCAGTTCGGTGCCGAGTATATGAATGATCCCCGTGATCCATCGACGCAGATCTTCAAACCGAATGAGTTTGTCTATTACCCAAGCGGCGAGATCGAGGACAAGCGGCTTTTCCGAATTCTCTACGTCGATCCGTCAAAAGGTAAAAAAGGCAAGGGCCGAAAGAAGAGCGACTTTTCGGGTTTCGCAGATGTCCTAGTCGACCCGACCGGCCGCGTCACCTATTTGCTCAACGCGTTCCGAAAACGGCTCACACCAAATGCCGCCAAGACCGAAGTTGTCGAATGGTGGATCGAGGCCGCAAAAGGGAAATACGCAGTCGAACTTTGGATCGAGGAAAACTCATTCGGCGACATACTCGGTGAGAATTTTCAGGACGAGCTCCGCCGTCGCGGCCTCGATATCCGTGTCCGGACGCTGCTGCATACAACCGAAAAGATTGCTCGACTCGAACGCCATTCGATCCGCTGCGAAACGGGCGGCGTTCGATTTCCCGATCGTTGGGCCGACGAAACACGCCGGCCGGAGTGGTTTTCGGAGTACGAGGATTTTCCGACCGGCAGCTACGACGACACGATCGACGCCATCGAGTCCGCCGATCACATCGGCATGAATGAGATGGCAGGCCTGATCGAATTTCGATCGACCGGCGTCAGAAACGGCAGTGCAGCAATGAGAGGATTCTAG
- a CDS encoding site-specific DNA-methyltransferase — translation MRLDVDNQTLHHADWREVLPALETGSVDLLLTDPPYGTTSIAWDKKVDWPLFWEEVKRVCKLNAVMVVFAAGKFVNELINSNPTDFRYELIWEKDQAVGHLDANRRPLRAHEQMLIFTRLGFRQSTYNPQKVKGKPHKIGGAKRKPVHYGAQLGGTVESTTDLYHPRSVLKYSNKVRGRSLHPTAKPLELVEWLVRSYSYESDVVLDPFSGSGTTLAACMISGRRGIGCEISPEYCETIKHRLAELKVALGK, via the coding sequence GTGAGACTCGACGTCGACAACCAAACTCTCCACCACGCCGATTGGCGTGAGGTTCTGCCTGCTCTCGAAACCGGTTCCGTCGATCTGCTGCTTACCGATCCGCCGTATGGCACGACGTCGATCGCATGGGACAAGAAGGTCGACTGGCCGCTGTTTTGGGAAGAGGTAAAACGCGTCTGCAAGCTGAACGCGGTTATGGTCGTATTCGCTGCAGGCAAATTTGTGAACGAGCTGATCAATTCGAATCCTACTGATTTTCGATATGAGTTGATCTGGGAAAAGGACCAAGCAGTTGGTCACCTCGACGCTAACCGCCGGCCGTTGCGTGCCCACGAGCAGATGTTGATCTTCACGCGACTTGGTTTCAGGCAGTCCACCTACAACCCTCAAAAGGTCAAGGGCAAACCGCACAAGATCGGCGGTGCGAAACGGAAACCGGTTCACTACGGAGCACAGCTCGGCGGCACCGTCGAATCCACCACCGATCTATATCATCCGCGATCGGTGCTCAAATACAGCAACAAGGTCCGCGGCCGTTCGCTCCATCCGACGGCAAAGCCGCTCGAACTGGTCGAGTGGCTCGTCCGCAGCTACAGCTATGAGAGCGATGTCGTCCTCGATCCTTTCAGTGGATCCGGCACTACGCTCGCAGCCTGCATGATCTCCGGCCGTCGCGGCATCGGCTGCGAGATCAGCCCTGAGTACTGCGAAACGATCAAACACCGCCTGGCGGAGTTAAAGGTTGCTCTCGGGAAATAA